A genomic window from Vitis riparia cultivar Riparia Gloire de Montpellier isolate 1030 chromosome 16, EGFV_Vit.rip_1.0, whole genome shotgun sequence includes:
- the LOC117934170 gene encoding putative pectinesterase 63, whose product MATRTNQITFPATAVVALVLLLLPPIILADDLQIPNDKTQLTAWFGRTIKNYKLRRATLDPELVKAEDNVKIIKVSKSGGGDFKTVTDAVNSVPAGNTRRVIIWIGGGVYEEKIKIDRTKPFVTFYGSPDNMPMLSFDGTAAKYGTVDSASLIVESHYFMMVNIIVINSSPKPDGKRKGAQAVALRISGDKAAFYNSKLIGFQDTLCDDRNRHFFKKCYIEGTVDFIFGSGKSIFLSTEVHAMGDGEMLTVITAHARNLESEDTGYSFVHCTISGTGSTTFLGRAWMDRPKVVFSHTYMSSVVNPLGWSNNLHPDRDSMVFFGEYNCLGPGANMSRRAKFTKKLDFNGAKPYISLNYIGASSWLLPPPNLALQ is encoded by the exons ATGGCTACCAGAACAAACCAAATCACTTTTCCGGCCACCGCCGTGGTTGCGCTCGTCCTTCTCCTCCTCCCGCCTATTATACTCGCCGATGACTTACAAATCCCGAACGATAAAACTCAACTAACTGCATGGTTCGGCAGAACCATCAAGAACTATAAGCTCCGGAGGGCGACGCTTGATCCAGAGCTGGTGAAGGCGGAGGACAACGTAAAAATCATCAAGGTGAGTAAAAGTGGTGGAGGAGACTTCAAGACGGTGACGGATGCCGTCAACAGTGTTCCGGCGGGTAACACTCGGCGCGTAATTATATGGATTGGAGGCGGagtatatgaagaaaaaatcaAGATTGATAGGACTAAGCCCTTCGTCACATTCTACGGATCACCCGACAACATGCCCATGCTGTCATTCGACGGGACGGCGGCCAAGTACGGGACGGTGGACAGCGCCAGCCTGATAGTCGAATCTCATTACTTTATGATGGTGAACATAATTGTCATT AACTCGTCCCCGAAGCCGGACGGGAAACGGAAGGGAGCGCAGGCGGTGGCGCTGAGGATTTCAGGTGATAAGGCCGCGTTTTATAACAGCAAGCTGATCGGTTTTCAGGACACCCTATGTGATGATAGGAACAGACATTTTTTCAAGAAGTGCTACATTGAAGGCACTGTCGACTTCATATTTGGGAGCGGCAAGTCCATTTTTTTG AGCACAGAGGTACATGCCATGGGAGACGGGGAGATGCTTACAGTGATAACGGCGCACGCAAGGAACTTGGAATCAGAGGACACAGGATACTCATTCGTCCACTGCACGATATCTGGTACTGGGAGCACCACATTCTTAGGGCGGGCATGGATGGATAGACCCAAGGTGGTGTTTTCCCACACCTACATGAGCTCTGTTGTGAACCCTCTTGGCTGGTCCAATAACCTCCACCCTGATCGCGACTC AATGGTTTTCTTTGGAGAATACAACTGCTTGGGACCAGGAGCAAACATGTCGAGACGAGCTAAATTCACGAAGAAGCTGGATTTTAACGGAGCCAAGCCCTACATCAGTCTCAACTACATTGGGGCTTCATCATGGTTGCTTCCTCCGCCAAACCTAGCACTCCAATGA